From the Anoplopoma fimbria isolate UVic2021 breed Golden Eagle Sablefish chromosome 14, Afim_UVic_2022, whole genome shotgun sequence genome, one window contains:
- the klhl8 gene encoding kelch-like protein 8 isoform X1: MAPGDVVQEHAKQLKPKDKRPVNKTSKADCEPDGSFIFEAHEAWKDFHNSLRHFYEVGELCDVTLKVVHSIRTEVGSRLIPCHKLVLACVIPYFRAMFLSEMSEAKQELIEIKDFDGDAIQDLVHFAYSSKLTLTVDNVQPLLYAACILQVELVARACCEYMKAHFHPTNCLAVRTFAESHNRVDLMDMADRYACEHFTEVVECEDFTCVSPQHLRTLLSSSELNIHSETQVYNAAVKWLKSNPQHHEAWLDQIMSQVRLPLLPVEFLTGTVAADEMIKGNLSCRDLMDEARNYHLHLSNKVVLDFEYSVRTIPRKHTAGVLFCVGGRGGSGDPFRSIECYSITKNSWFFGPEMNSRRRHVGVISVGGKVYAVGGHDGNEHLGNMEMFDPLTNKWMMKASMNTKRRGIALAALGGPIYAIGGLDDNSCFNDVERYDIESDCWSAVAPMNTPRGGVGSVALGSFVYAVGGNDGVASLSSVERFNPHLNKWTEVSEMGQRRAGNGVSKLNGCLYVVGGFDDNSPLSSVERFDPRMHRWEYVSELTTPRGGVGVATVMGRVFAVGGHNGNIYLNTVEAFEPRMNRWELVGSVSHCRAGAGVAVCSSHVSQIRDVGQGSSNVANCM; the protein is encoded by the exons ATGGCACCGGGGGATGTGGTGCAAGAGCATGCCAAGCAGCTGAAGCCCAAGGACAAGCGGCCCGTTAACAAGACATCGAAAGCGGATTGTGAGCCCGACGGGTCCTTTATCTTTGAGGCTCATGAGGCTTGGAAGGACTTCCATAACTCCCTCAGACATTTCTATGAAGTAGGAGAGCTCTGTGACGTCACGCTGAAGGTAGTTCACTCCATCCGGACTGAA GTTGGCAGTAGGTTGATACCATGCCACAAGCTAGTGCTGGCTTGTGTTATCCCTTACTTCAG GGCCATGTTCCTCTCAGAGATGTCCGAGGCTAAGCAGGAACTGATAGAGATCAAGGACTTTGATGGTGATGCCATCCAGGACCTGGTGCATTTTGCCTACTCCTCCAAGCTCACATTAACCGTGGACAATGTCCAGCCTCTGCTTTATGCTGCCTGCATCCTTCAG GTGGAGTTGGTAGCGAGGGCCTGTTGTGAGTACATGAAGGCCCACTTTCACCCCACCAACTGCCTGGCAGTACGCACCTTCGCCGAGAGCCACAATCGTGTGGACCTGATGGACATGGCTGACCGCTACGCCTGCGAACACTTCACCGAGGTGGTGGAGTGCGAGGACTTTACCTGCGTGTCGCCCCAGCACTTGCGCACGTTGTTGTCGTCCAGCGAGCTCAACATCCATTCAGAGACGCAGGTGTACAATGCGGCAGTGAAATGGCTGAAGTCAAACCCACAGCACCACGAGGCCTGGCTGGACCAGATCATGTCTCAG GTGCGCCTCCCACTCCTCCCTGTAGAGTTCCTGACTGGAACAGTGGCGGCGGACGAGATGATTAAAGGAAACCTGAGTTGTCGCGACCTGATGGATGAAGCCAGGAACTACCACCTGCACCTCAGCAACAAGGTGGTGCTGGACTTTGAGTATTCAGTTCGTACCATACCCCGGAAACACACTGCAG GGGTTTTGTTCTGTGTGGGTGGCCGGGGGGGTTCTGGTGACCCGTTTCGCAGCATCGAGTGTTACTCCATCACTAAGAACAGTTGGTTCTTTGGTCCTGAAATGAACAGCAGACGGCGTCATGTCGGGGTCATATCTGTAGGAG GCAAGGTTTATGCTGTTGGCGGCCATGATGGTAACGAACACTTGGGCAACATGGAGATGTTTGACCCCCTCACCAACAAGTGGATGATGAAAGCCTCCATGAACACTAAAAG GAGGGGTATAGCCCTGGCAGCTCTCGGTGGTCCTATCTACGCTATCGGAGGTCTGGATGATAACTCCTGCTTCAACGATGTCGAGCGCTACGACATCGAAAGTGACTGCTGGAGCGCCGTGGCTCCGATGAACACTCCCAGAGGAGGAGTTGGGTCCGTGGCTTTGGGG AGTTTCGTGTACGCAGTGGGAGGCAACGACGGCGTGGCGTCCCTGTCCAGCGTGGAGCGGTTTAACCCACACCTCAACAAGTGGACGGAGGTCAGCGAGATGGGCCAGCGACGGGCTGGAAATGGAGTCAGCAAACTCAATGGCTGCCTCTATGTAGTGG GCGGCTTTGATGACAATTCACCCCTGAGCTCTGTAGAGCGCTTTGACCCACGAATGCACCGCTGGGAGTATGTGTCCGAGCTGACCACACCGCGTGGGGGGGTCGGGGTGGCCACTGTAATGGGAAGAGTGTTCGCAGTCGGGGGTCACAACGGGAACATCTACCTGAACACAGTGGAGGCCTTTGAGCCTCGGATgaacag
- the klhl8 gene encoding kelch-like protein 8 isoform X2: protein MAPGDVVQEHAKQLKPKDKRPVNKTSKADCEPDGSFIFEAHEAWKDFHNSLRHFYEVGELCDVTLKVGSRLIPCHKLVLACVIPYFRAMFLSEMSEAKQELIEIKDFDGDAIQDLVHFAYSSKLTLTVDNVQPLLYAACILQVELVARACCEYMKAHFHPTNCLAVRTFAESHNRVDLMDMADRYACEHFTEVVECEDFTCVSPQHLRTLLSSSELNIHSETQVYNAAVKWLKSNPQHHEAWLDQIMSQVRLPLLPVEFLTGTVAADEMIKGNLSCRDLMDEARNYHLHLSNKVVLDFEYSVRTIPRKHTAGVLFCVGGRGGSGDPFRSIECYSITKNSWFFGPEMNSRRRHVGVISVGGKVYAVGGHDGNEHLGNMEMFDPLTNKWMMKASMNTKRRGIALAALGGPIYAIGGLDDNSCFNDVERYDIESDCWSAVAPMNTPRGGVGSVALGSFVYAVGGNDGVASLSSVERFNPHLNKWTEVSEMGQRRAGNGVSKLNGCLYVVGGFDDNSPLSSVERFDPRMHRWEYVSELTTPRGGVGVATVMGRVFAVGGHNGNIYLNTVEAFEPRMNRWELVGSVSHCRAGAGVAVCSSHVSQIRDVGQGSSNVANCM from the exons ATGGCACCGGGGGATGTGGTGCAAGAGCATGCCAAGCAGCTGAAGCCCAAGGACAAGCGGCCCGTTAACAAGACATCGAAAGCGGATTGTGAGCCCGACGGGTCCTTTATCTTTGAGGCTCATGAGGCTTGGAAGGACTTCCATAACTCCCTCAGACATTTCTATGAAGTAGGAGAGCTCTGTGACGTCACGCTGAAG GTTGGCAGTAGGTTGATACCATGCCACAAGCTAGTGCTGGCTTGTGTTATCCCTTACTTCAG GGCCATGTTCCTCTCAGAGATGTCCGAGGCTAAGCAGGAACTGATAGAGATCAAGGACTTTGATGGTGATGCCATCCAGGACCTGGTGCATTTTGCCTACTCCTCCAAGCTCACATTAACCGTGGACAATGTCCAGCCTCTGCTTTATGCTGCCTGCATCCTTCAG GTGGAGTTGGTAGCGAGGGCCTGTTGTGAGTACATGAAGGCCCACTTTCACCCCACCAACTGCCTGGCAGTACGCACCTTCGCCGAGAGCCACAATCGTGTGGACCTGATGGACATGGCTGACCGCTACGCCTGCGAACACTTCACCGAGGTGGTGGAGTGCGAGGACTTTACCTGCGTGTCGCCCCAGCACTTGCGCACGTTGTTGTCGTCCAGCGAGCTCAACATCCATTCAGAGACGCAGGTGTACAATGCGGCAGTGAAATGGCTGAAGTCAAACCCACAGCACCACGAGGCCTGGCTGGACCAGATCATGTCTCAG GTGCGCCTCCCACTCCTCCCTGTAGAGTTCCTGACTGGAACAGTGGCGGCGGACGAGATGATTAAAGGAAACCTGAGTTGTCGCGACCTGATGGATGAAGCCAGGAACTACCACCTGCACCTCAGCAACAAGGTGGTGCTGGACTTTGAGTATTCAGTTCGTACCATACCCCGGAAACACACTGCAG GGGTTTTGTTCTGTGTGGGTGGCCGGGGGGGTTCTGGTGACCCGTTTCGCAGCATCGAGTGTTACTCCATCACTAAGAACAGTTGGTTCTTTGGTCCTGAAATGAACAGCAGACGGCGTCATGTCGGGGTCATATCTGTAGGAG GCAAGGTTTATGCTGTTGGCGGCCATGATGGTAACGAACACTTGGGCAACATGGAGATGTTTGACCCCCTCACCAACAAGTGGATGATGAAAGCCTCCATGAACACTAAAAG GAGGGGTATAGCCCTGGCAGCTCTCGGTGGTCCTATCTACGCTATCGGAGGTCTGGATGATAACTCCTGCTTCAACGATGTCGAGCGCTACGACATCGAAAGTGACTGCTGGAGCGCCGTGGCTCCGATGAACACTCCCAGAGGAGGAGTTGGGTCCGTGGCTTTGGGG AGTTTCGTGTACGCAGTGGGAGGCAACGACGGCGTGGCGTCCCTGTCCAGCGTGGAGCGGTTTAACCCACACCTCAACAAGTGGACGGAGGTCAGCGAGATGGGCCAGCGACGGGCTGGAAATGGAGTCAGCAAACTCAATGGCTGCCTCTATGTAGTGG GCGGCTTTGATGACAATTCACCCCTGAGCTCTGTAGAGCGCTTTGACCCACGAATGCACCGCTGGGAGTATGTGTCCGAGCTGACCACACCGCGTGGGGGGGTCGGGGTGGCCACTGTAATGGGAAGAGTGTTCGCAGTCGGGGGTCACAACGGGAACATCTACCTGAACACAGTGGAGGCCTTTGAGCCTCGGATgaacag